The following coding sequences lie in one Homo sapiens chromosome 6 genomic scaffold, GRCh38.p14 alternate locus group ALT_REF_LOCI_5 HSCHR6_MHC_MCF_CTG1 genomic window:
- the VPS52 gene encoding vacuolar protein sorting-associated protein 52 homolog isoform 3 (isoform 3 is encoded by transcript variant 3): MEQMLGAFQSDLSSISSEIRTLQEQSGAMNIRLRNRQAVRGKLGELVDGLVVPSALVTAILEAPVTEPRFLEQLQELDAKAAAVREQEARGTAACADVRGVLDRLRVKAVTKIREFILQKIYSFRKPMTNYQIPQTALLKYRFFYQFLLGNERATAKEIRDEYVETLSKIYLSYYRSYLGRLMKVQYEEVAEKDDLMGVEDTAKKGFFSKPSLRSRNTIFTLGTRGSVISPTELEAPILVPHTAQRGEQRYPFEALFRSQHYALLDNSCREYLFICEFFVVSGPAAHDLFHAVMGRTLSMTLKHLDSYLADCYDAIAVFLCIHIVLRFRNIAAKRDVPALDRYWEQVLALLWPRFELILEMNVQSVRSTDPQRLGGLDTRPHYITRRYAEFSSALVSINQTIPNERTMQLLGQLQVEVENFVLRVAAEFSSRKEQLVFLINNYDMMLGVLMERAADDSKEVESFQQLLNARTQEFIEELLSPPFGGLVAFVKEAEALIERGQAERLRGEEARVTQLIRGFGSSWKSSVESLSQDVMRSFTNFRNGTSIIQGALTQLIQLYHRFHRVLSQPQLRALPARAELINIHHLMVELKKHKPNF, from the exons ATGGAGCAGATGTTGGGAGCTTTTCAGAGTGACCTCAGCTCCATCAGCTCTGAGATCCGGACACTGCAGGAACAGTCAGGAGCCATGAACATTCGACTTCGAAATCGCCAGGCAGTTCGGGGGAAACTTGGGGAGCTTGTTGATGGTCTGGTGGTGCCTTCTGCTCTGGTCAC GGCAATTCTGGAGGCTCCAGTGACAGAGCCCAGGTTCTTGGAGCAGCTACAGGAGCTGGATGCCAAGGCAGCCGCAGTCAGAGAGCAGGAAGCTAGAGGCACAGCAGCCTGCGCAGATGTCAGAGGCGTGCTCGATCGGCTCCGGGTCAAG GCAGTGACGAAGATCCGAGAGTTTATCCTCCAGAAGATTTATTCCTTCAGGAAACCCATGACCAACTATCAGATCCCCCAGACGGCCCTGCTGAAGTACAG GTTCTTCTATCAGTTTCTGTTGGGCAATGAACGAGCAACAGCAAAGGAGATCAGGGATGAATATGTGGAGACGCTGAGCAAGATTTACCTGTCTTACTACCGCTCTTACCTGGGGCGGCTCATGAAGGTGCAG tATGAGGAAGTCGCTGAGAAAGATGATCTAATGGGTGTGGAAGATACAGCAAAGAAAG GATTCTTCTCAAAGCCATCGCTCCGCAGCAGGAACACCATTTTCACCCTAGGAACCCGCGGCTCTGTCATCTCCCCCACTGAACTTGAGGCCCCCATCCTGGTGCCTCACACAGCGCAGCGCGGAGAGCAGAGG TATCCATTTGAGGCCCTCTTCCGCAGCCAGCACTACGCCCTCCTAGACAATTCCTGCCGCGAATACCTTTTCATCTGtgaattttttgttgtgtctggcCCAGCTGCACACGACCTGTTCCATGCTGTCATGGGCCGTACACTCAGCATGACCCTG AAACACCTGGATTCTTATCTAGCTGACTGCTACGATGCCATTGCTGTTTTTCTCTGTATCCACATTGTTCTCCGGTTCCGTAACATTGCAGCAAAGAGGGATGTTCCTGCCCTGGACAG GTACTGGGAACAGGTGCTTGCCTTGCTATGGCCACGGTTTGAACTGATCCTGGAGATGAATGTTCAGAGCGTCCGAAGCACTGACCCCCAGCGCCTAGGGGGGTTGGATACTCGGCCCCACTAT ATCACACGCCGCTATGCAGAGTTCTCCTCCGCTCTTGTCAGTATCAACCAGACAATTCCTAATGAACGGACCATGCAATTGCTGGGACAGCTGCAG GTGGAGGTGGAGAATTTTGTCCTCCGAGTGGCAGCTGAGTTCTCCTCAAGGAAGGAGCAGCTTGTGTTTCTGATCAACAACTATGACATGATGCTGGGTGTGCTGATG GAGCGGGCTGCAGATGACAGCAAAGAGGTTGAGAGCTTCCAGCAGCTGCTCAATGCTCGGACACAG GAATTCATTGAAGAGTTGCTGTCTCCCCCTTTTGGGGGTTTAGTGGCATTTGTGAAGGAGGCTGAGGCTTTGATTGAGCGTGGACAGGCTGAGCGACTTCGAGGGGAAGAAG CCCGGGTAACTCAGCTGATCCGTGGCTTTGGTAGTTCCTGGAAATCATCAGTGGAATCTCTGAGTCAGGATGTAATGCGGAGTTTCACCAACTTCAGAAATGGCACCAGTATCATTCAG GGAGCGCTGACCCAGCTGATCCAGCTCTATCATCGCTTCCACCGGGTGCTGTCCCAGCCGCAGCTCCGAGCCCTCCCTGCCCGGGCTGAGCTCATCAACATTCACCACCTTATGGTGGAGCTCAAGAAGCATAAGCCCAACTTCTGA
- the VPS52 gene encoding vacuolar protein sorting-associated protein 52 homolog isoform 1 (isoform 1 is encoded by transcript variant 1): MAAAATMAAAARELVLRAGTSDMEEEEGPLAGGPGLQEPLQLGELDITSDEFILDEVDVHIQANLEDELVKEALKTGVDLRHYSKQVELELQQIEQKSIRDYIQESENIASLHNQITACDAVLERMEQMLGAFQSDLSSISSEIRTLQEQSGAMNIRLRNRQAVRGKLGELVDGLVVPSALVTAILEAPVTEPRFLEQLQELDAKAAAVREQEARGTAACADVRGVLDRLRVKAVTKIREFILQKIYSFRKPMTNYQIPQTALLKYRFFYQFLLGNERATAKEIRDEYVETLSKIYLSYYRSYLGRLMKVQYEEVAEKDDLMGVEDTAKKGFFSKPSLRSRNTIFTLGTRGSVISPTELEAPILVPHTAQRGEQRYPFEALFRSQHYALLDNSCREYLFICEFFVVSGPAAHDLFHAVMGRTLSMTLKHLDSYLADCYDAIAVFLCIHIVLRFRNIAAKRDVPALDRYWEQVLALLWPRFELILEMNVQSVRSTDPQRLGGLDTRPHYITRRYAEFSSALVSINQTIPNERTMQLLGQLQVEVENFVLRVAAEFSSRKEQLVFLINNYDMMLGVLMERAADDSKEVESFQQLLNARTQEFIEELLSPPFGGLVAFVKEAEALIERGQAERLRGEEARVTQLIRGFGSSWKSSVESLSQDVMRSFTNFRNGTSIIQGALTQLIQLYHRFHRVLSQPQLRALPARAELINIHHLMVELKKHKPNF, translated from the exons TTCACATTCAGGCAAATCTGGAGGATGAGTTAGTAAAGGAAGCTCTTAAAACG GGTGTAGATCTCCGTCACTATTCAAAGCAAGTTGAGCTGGAGCTACAGCAGATTGAACAGAAATCCATTCGGGATT ATATTCAAGAGAGTGAGAATATAGCATCTCTACACAACCAGATCACAGCCTGTGATGCTGTCCTGGAG CGAATGGAGCAGATGTTGGGAGCTTTTCAGAGTGACCTCAGCTCCATCAGCTCTGAGATCCGGACACTGCAGGAACAGTCAGGAGCCATGAACATTCGACTTCGAAATCGCCAGGCAGTTCGGGGGAAACTTGGGGAGCTTGTTGATGGTCTGGTGGTGCCTTCTGCTCTGGTCAC GGCAATTCTGGAGGCTCCAGTGACAGAGCCCAGGTTCTTGGAGCAGCTACAGGAGCTGGATGCCAAGGCAGCCGCAGTCAGAGAGCAGGAAGCTAGAGGCACAGCAGCCTGCGCAGATGTCAGAGGCGTGCTCGATCGGCTCCGGGTCAAG GCAGTGACGAAGATCCGAGAGTTTATCCTCCAGAAGATTTATTCCTTCAGGAAACCCATGACCAACTATCAGATCCCCCAGACGGCCCTGCTGAAGTACAG GTTCTTCTATCAGTTTCTGTTGGGCAATGAACGAGCAACAGCAAAGGAGATCAGGGATGAATATGTGGAGACGCTGAGCAAGATTTACCTGTCTTACTACCGCTCTTACCTGGGGCGGCTCATGAAGGTGCAG tATGAGGAAGTCGCTGAGAAAGATGATCTAATGGGTGTGGAAGATACAGCAAAGAAAG GATTCTTCTCAAAGCCATCGCTCCGCAGCAGGAACACCATTTTCACCCTAGGAACCCGCGGCTCTGTCATCTCCCCCACTGAACTTGAGGCCCCCATCCTGGTGCCTCACACAGCGCAGCGCGGAGAGCAGAGG TATCCATTTGAGGCCCTCTTCCGCAGCCAGCACTACGCCCTCCTAGACAATTCCTGCCGCGAATACCTTTTCATCTGtgaattttttgttgtgtctggcCCAGCTGCACACGACCTGTTCCATGCTGTCATGGGCCGTACACTCAGCATGACCCTG AAACACCTGGATTCTTATCTAGCTGACTGCTACGATGCCATTGCTGTTTTTCTCTGTATCCACATTGTTCTCCGGTTCCGTAACATTGCAGCAAAGAGGGATGTTCCTGCCCTGGACAG GTACTGGGAACAGGTGCTTGCCTTGCTATGGCCACGGTTTGAACTGATCCTGGAGATGAATGTTCAGAGCGTCCGAAGCACTGACCCCCAGCGCCTAGGGGGGTTGGATACTCGGCCCCACTAT ATCACACGCCGCTATGCAGAGTTCTCCTCCGCTCTTGTCAGTATCAACCAGACAATTCCTAATGAACGGACCATGCAATTGCTGGGACAGCTGCAG GTGGAGGTGGAGAATTTTGTCCTCCGAGTGGCAGCTGAGTTCTCCTCAAGGAAGGAGCAGCTTGTGTTTCTGATCAACAACTATGACATGATGCTGGGTGTGCTGATG GAGCGGGCTGCAGATGACAGCAAAGAGGTTGAGAGCTTCCAGCAGCTGCTCAATGCTCGGACACAG GAATTCATTGAAGAGTTGCTGTCTCCCCCTTTTGGGGGTTTAGTGGCATTTGTGAAGGAGGCTGAGGCTTTGATTGAGCGTGGACAGGCTGAGCGACTTCGAGGGGAAGAAG CCCGGGTAACTCAGCTGATCCGTGGCTTTGGTAGTTCCTGGAAATCATCAGTGGAATCTCTGAGTCAGGATGTAATGCGGAGTTTCACCAACTTCAGAAATGGCACCAGTATCATTCAG GGAGCGCTGACCCAGCTGATCCAGCTCTATCATCGCTTCCACCGGGTGCTGTCCCAGCCGCAGCTCCGAGCCCTCCCTGCCCGGGCTGAGCTCATCAACATTCACCACCTTATGGTGGAGCTCAAGAAGCATAAGCCCAACTTCTGA
- the VPS52 gene encoding vacuolar protein sorting-associated protein 52 homolog isoform X2: MNSSWMKWMGVDLRHYSKQVELELQQIEQKSIRDYIQESENIASLHNQITACDAVLERMEQMLGAFQSDLSSISSEIRTLQEQSGAMNIRLRNRQAVRGKLGELVDGLVVPSALVTAILEAPVTEPRFLEQLQELDAKAAAVREQEARGTAACADVRGVLDRLRVKAVTKIREFILQKIYSFRKPMTNYQIPQTALLKYRFFYQFLLGNERATAKEIRDEYVETLSKIYLSYYRSYLGRLMKVQYEEVAEKDDLMGVEDTAKKGFFSKPSLRSRNTIFTLGTRGSVISPTELEAPILVPHTAQRGEQRYPFEALFRSQHYALLDNSCREYLFICEFFVVSGPAAHDLFHAVMGRTLSMTLKHLDSYLADCYDAIAVFLCIHIVLRFRNIAAKRDVPALDRYWEQVLALLWPRFELILEMNVQSVRSTDPQRLGGLDTRPHYITRRYAEFSSALVSINQTIPNERTMQLLGQLQVEVENFVLRVAAEFSSRKEQLVFLINNYDMMLGVLMERAADDSKEVESFQQLLNARTQEFIEELLSPPFGGLVAFVKEAEALIERGQAERLRGEEARVTQLIRGFGSSWKSSVESLSQDVMRSFTNFRNGTSIIQGALTQLIQLYHRFHRVLSQPQLRALPARAELINIHHLMVELKKHKPNF, translated from the exons GGTGTAGATCTCCGTCACTATTCAAAGCAAGTTGAGCTGGAGCTACAGCAGATTGAACAGAAATCCATTCGGGATT ATATTCAAGAGAGTGAGAATATAGCATCTCTACACAACCAGATCACAGCCTGTGATGCTGTCCTGGAG CGAATGGAGCAGATGTTGGGAGCTTTTCAGAGTGACCTCAGCTCCATCAGCTCTGAGATCCGGACACTGCAGGAACAGTCAGGAGCCATGAACATTCGACTTCGAAATCGCCAGGCAGTTCGGGGGAAACTTGGGGAGCTTGTTGATGGTCTGGTGGTGCCTTCTGCTCTGGTCAC GGCAATTCTGGAGGCTCCAGTGACAGAGCCCAGGTTCTTGGAGCAGCTACAGGAGCTGGATGCCAAGGCAGCCGCAGTCAGAGAGCAGGAAGCTAGAGGCACAGCAGCCTGCGCAGATGTCAGAGGCGTGCTCGATCGGCTCCGGGTCAAG GCAGTGACGAAGATCCGAGAGTTTATCCTCCAGAAGATTTATTCCTTCAGGAAACCCATGACCAACTATCAGATCCCCCAGACGGCCCTGCTGAAGTACAG GTTCTTCTATCAGTTTCTGTTGGGCAATGAACGAGCAACAGCAAAGGAGATCAGGGATGAATATGTGGAGACGCTGAGCAAGATTTACCTGTCTTACTACCGCTCTTACCTGGGGCGGCTCATGAAGGTGCAG tATGAGGAAGTCGCTGAGAAAGATGATCTAATGGGTGTGGAAGATACAGCAAAGAAAG GATTCTTCTCAAAGCCATCGCTCCGCAGCAGGAACACCATTTTCACCCTAGGAACCCGCGGCTCTGTCATCTCCCCCACTGAACTTGAGGCCCCCATCCTGGTGCCTCACACAGCGCAGCGCGGAGAGCAGAGG TATCCATTTGAGGCCCTCTTCCGCAGCCAGCACTACGCCCTCCTAGACAATTCCTGCCGCGAATACCTTTTCATCTGtgaattttttgttgtgtctggcCCAGCTGCACACGACCTGTTCCATGCTGTCATGGGCCGTACACTCAGCATGACCCTG AAACACCTGGATTCTTATCTAGCTGACTGCTACGATGCCATTGCTGTTTTTCTCTGTATCCACATTGTTCTCCGGTTCCGTAACATTGCAGCAAAGAGGGATGTTCCTGCCCTGGACAG GTACTGGGAACAGGTGCTTGCCTTGCTATGGCCACGGTTTGAACTGATCCTGGAGATGAATGTTCAGAGCGTCCGAAGCACTGACCCCCAGCGCCTAGGGGGGTTGGATACTCGGCCCCACTAT ATCACACGCCGCTATGCAGAGTTCTCCTCCGCTCTTGTCAGTATCAACCAGACAATTCCTAATGAACGGACCATGCAATTGCTGGGACAGCTGCAG GTGGAGGTGGAGAATTTTGTCCTCCGAGTGGCAGCTGAGTTCTCCTCAAGGAAGGAGCAGCTTGTGTTTCTGATCAACAACTATGACATGATGCTGGGTGTGCTGATG GAGCGGGCTGCAGATGACAGCAAAGAGGTTGAGAGCTTCCAGCAGCTGCTCAATGCTCGGACACAG GAATTCATTGAAGAGTTGCTGTCTCCCCCTTTTGGGGGTTTAGTGGCATTTGTGAAGGAGGCTGAGGCTTTGATTGAGCGTGGACAGGCTGAGCGACTTCGAGGGGAAGAAG CCCGGGTAACTCAGCTGATCCGTGGCTTTGGTAGTTCCTGGAAATCATCAGTGGAATCTCTGAGTCAGGATGTAATGCGGAGTTTCACCAACTTCAGAAATGGCACCAGTATCATTCAG GGAGCGCTGACCCAGCTGATCCAGCTCTATCATCGCTTCCACCGGGTGCTGTCCCAGCCGCAGCTCCGAGCCCTCCCTGCCCGGGCTGAGCTCATCAACATTCACCACCTTATGGTGGAGCTCAAGAAGCATAAGCCCAACTTCTGA
- the VPS52 gene encoding vacuolar protein sorting-associated protein 52 homolog isoform 4 (isoform 4 is encoded by transcript variant 4) gives MEQMLGAFQSDLSSISSEIRTLQEQSGAMNIRLRNRQAVRGKLGELVDGLVVPSALVTAILEAPVTEPRFLEQLQELDAKAAAVREQEARGTAACADVRGVLDRLRVKAVTKIREFILQKIYSFRKPMTNYQIPQTALLKYRFFYQFLLGNERATAKEIRDEYVETLSKIYLSYYRSYLGRLMKVQYPFEALFRSQHYALLDNSCREYLFICEFFVVSGPAAHDLFHAVMGRTLSMTLKHLDSYLADCYDAIAVFLCIHIVLRFRNIAAKRDVPALDRYWEQVLALLWPRFELILEMNVQSVRSTDPQRLGGLDTRPHYITRRYAEFSSALVSINQTIPNERTMQLLGQLQVEVENFVLRVAAEFSSRKEQLVFLINNYDMMLGVLMERAADDSKEVESFQQLLNARTQEFIEELLSPPFGGLVAFVKEAEALIERGQAERLRGEEARVTQLIRGFGSSWKSSVESLSQDVMRSFTNFRNGTSIIQGALTQLIQLYHRFHRVLSQPQLRALPARAELINIHHLMVELKKHKPNF, from the exons ATGGAGCAGATGTTGGGAGCTTTTCAGAGTGACCTCAGCTCCATCAGCTCTGAGATCCGGACACTGCAGGAACAGTCAGGAGCCATGAACATTCGACTTCGAAATCGCCAGGCAGTTCGGGGGAAACTTGGGGAGCTTGTTGATGGTCTGGTGGTGCCTTCTGCTCTGGTCAC GGCAATTCTGGAGGCTCCAGTGACAGAGCCCAGGTTCTTGGAGCAGCTACAGGAGCTGGATGCCAAGGCAGCCGCAGTCAGAGAGCAGGAAGCTAGAGGCACAGCAGCCTGCGCAGATGTCAGAGGCGTGCTCGATCGGCTCCGGGTCAAG GCAGTGACGAAGATCCGAGAGTTTATCCTCCAGAAGATTTATTCCTTCAGGAAACCCATGACCAACTATCAGATCCCCCAGACGGCCCTGCTGAAGTACAG GTTCTTCTATCAGTTTCTGTTGGGCAATGAACGAGCAACAGCAAAGGAGATCAGGGATGAATATGTGGAGACGCTGAGCAAGATTTACCTGTCTTACTACCGCTCTTACCTGGGGCGGCTCATGAAGGTGCAG TATCCATTTGAGGCCCTCTTCCGCAGCCAGCACTACGCCCTCCTAGACAATTCCTGCCGCGAATACCTTTTCATCTGtgaattttttgttgtgtctggcCCAGCTGCACACGACCTGTTCCATGCTGTCATGGGCCGTACACTCAGCATGACCCTG AAACACCTGGATTCTTATCTAGCTGACTGCTACGATGCCATTGCTGTTTTTCTCTGTATCCACATTGTTCTCCGGTTCCGTAACATTGCAGCAAAGAGGGATGTTCCTGCCCTGGACAG GTACTGGGAACAGGTGCTTGCCTTGCTATGGCCACGGTTTGAACTGATCCTGGAGATGAATGTTCAGAGCGTCCGAAGCACTGACCCCCAGCGCCTAGGGGGGTTGGATACTCGGCCCCACTAT ATCACACGCCGCTATGCAGAGTTCTCCTCCGCTCTTGTCAGTATCAACCAGACAATTCCTAATGAACGGACCATGCAATTGCTGGGACAGCTGCAG GTGGAGGTGGAGAATTTTGTCCTCCGAGTGGCAGCTGAGTTCTCCTCAAGGAAGGAGCAGCTTGTGTTTCTGATCAACAACTATGACATGATGCTGGGTGTGCTGATG GAGCGGGCTGCAGATGACAGCAAAGAGGTTGAGAGCTTCCAGCAGCTGCTCAATGCTCGGACACAG GAATTCATTGAAGAGTTGCTGTCTCCCCCTTTTGGGGGTTTAGTGGCATTTGTGAAGGAGGCTGAGGCTTTGATTGAGCGTGGACAGGCTGAGCGACTTCGAGGGGAAGAAG CCCGGGTAACTCAGCTGATCCGTGGCTTTGGTAGTTCCTGGAAATCATCAGTGGAATCTCTGAGTCAGGATGTAATGCGGAGTTTCACCAACTTCAGAAATGGCACCAGTATCATTCAG GGAGCGCTGACCCAGCTGATCCAGCTCTATCATCGCTTCCACCGGGTGCTGTCCCAGCCGCAGCTCCGAGCCCTCCCTGCCCGGGCTGAGCTCATCAACATTCACCACCTTATGGTGGAGCTCAAGAAGCATAAGCCCAACTTCTGA